In Candidatus Methylomirabilota bacterium, the DNA window CTCGAAAGAACAGCGGGGCGTAGACCACCGCGATCGCCACCATCGCGGTGCCGGGCCCGGCCCCCAGCACCGCCGCGATCGCGATGGCCAGCAGGATGGGCGGGAAGGCGAAGAACACGTCCATCAGGCGGCCGAGCGCCTGGTCGGTGGCCCGGCCGAGTCCTGCGAGCATGCCGAGGGTGCCGCCGGCCAGCAGGGCGGCCGCGATGGCGGCCCCCGCGATGCCCAGCGACACGCGGATCCCGAACAGGATGCGGGAGAGCAGGTCGCGGCCGAAGCGGTCGGTGCCGAACAGGTGACTGCCGTCCGGGCGACTGAAGATGCGCGTCGCGTCCACCGCGGTCGGCGAGTACGGCGCGACCGCGTGGGCCAGCGCGCCCACGAGCACGAGGCCCAGGATGGTCAGGCCCGCCGCGGCGATCAGCGGCCGGCGTGTCAGCCAGCGGAGCGGCCGCCCCTCAGCCACGCCTGAGCCTCGGGTCGATGCACGCGTAGAGCAGGTCCACCGCCAGGTTCAAGGTCATGAACACCGCGGCCAGGATCAAGATCACGCCCTGGACCACCGGGTAGTCACGCTGGAAGATCGCATCCAGCAGCAGCCGGCCCACGCCGGGCAGCGTGAAGACGTCCTCGACCACCACGATGCCGCCCACGATGTAGCCCAGCTGGACGCCGGCCACCGTGACGACCGGGATCAGCGCGTTGCGCAGGGCGTGGTGGAAGGTCACGCGCGGCTCCGACACGCCCTTGGCCCGCGCGGTGCGCACGTACTCGCGCCCGAGCACGTCGAGCATGGAGGAGCGCGCCATCCGGGTGATCATGGCCGCGGTGGCGGTGCCCAGCGTCAGCACCGGCAGCGCCATGATGGCCAGATTCTCCGCCGGGCTACGGGTGAACGGCACCCACGCAAGCGACGGCATCCAGCCCAGGCAGAGCGAGAAGAGCAGGATCAGCACCGCGCCCTGCCAGAACGCGGGCAGGGAGAGGCCCAGCGTGGCCGCGACGCGGATGGCGCCGTCGCGCACGCCGCCGCCCCACACCGCCGAGGCGGTGCCGAGCGGAATGCCCAGCAGCAGCGACCAGCTCACCGCGAGGACGGCCAGCTCCGCCGAGACGGGCACCCGCTCGAGGAACAGTCCGAGCACCGGACGTCCGGAGAGCCACGAGACGCCGAGGTCGCCGCGAAGCAGGCCGCCGAGCCAGGCCAGGTATTGCAGGTGGACGGGCTGGTCGAGGCCGAAGAAGCGGCGGAAGCTCGCGACCACCTCGGGCGACGACATCGCGGCCTGGCCGAGCAGCTGCTCGACGACGGTGCCCGGAATGAGACGTACCATGCCGAAGACGAGCAGGCTCACCCCGAAGAGGGTGAGCCCCATCGCCGCGAGCCGCTGCAGCAGGTAGGCGCGCACGCGCCGGGTGGCTGGGCTCTTCAGGCCTCCAGCGAGGCGAAGCGCAGCCCGTAGTAGAAGCCGGTGGAATGGGGCTGGAAGCCCTTGACCGTCTTCTGGCGCGCGTAGAGCAGGTCCGGCGAGTAGAGCGGGATCGTGATCGCGTCCTCCGCGATCATCTTCTGCAGCTGGTCGTACAGCGGCTTCCGCTTCGCGCGGTCGAGCGTGACCCGACCGGTCTCCATCAGCTCGTCGGCCGCCTTGTTCTTCCAGCGCCGGAAGTCCTTGCCGCCCGGCGCCGAGTGGAAGTGCCGGTAGAACGCCTGGTCGGGATCGACGAAGCCGCCCCAGTCGTTCATGGTGGGCGGTGACTGCGGCACGATCCAGTCCTTGATCCACACGCCGC includes these proteins:
- a CDS encoding ABC transporter permease, with product MRAYLLQRLAAMGLTLFGVSLLVFGMVRLIPGTVVEQLLGQAAMSSPEVVASFRRFFGLDQPVHLQYLAWLGGLLRGDLGVSWLSGRPVLGLFLERVPVSAELAVLAVSWSLLLGIPLGTASAVWGGGVRDGAIRVAATLGLSLPAFWQGAVLILLFSLCLGWMPSLAWVPFTRSPAENLAIMALPVLTLGTATAAMITRMARSSMLDVLGREYVRTARAKGVSEPRVTFHHALRNALIPVVTVAGVQLGYIVGGIVVVEDVFTLPGVGRLLLDAIFQRDYPVVQGVILILAAVFMTLNLAVDLLYACIDPRLRRG
- a CDS encoding ABC transporter permease; amino-acid sequence: MAEGRPLRWLTRRPLIAAAGLTILGLVLVGALAHAVAPYSPTAVDATRIFSRPDGSHLFGTDRFGRDLLSRILFGIRVSLGIAGAAIAAALLAGGTLGMLAGLGRATDQALGRLMDVFFAFPPILLAIAIAAVLGAGPGTAMVAIAVVYAPLFFRVVRGSVLAESAQTYVEAAEALGLGRLAILFRHILPNVISPVVIQTAVCLSYAILIESALSYLGVGVQPPTPSWGAILNEGKEFLLLAPWVSLFPGAFIMLAVLALNVLGDGLRDALDPRAEVR